GCTTGCCCCAGTCACCCAGGTAGTTGATGCCCTCCACCCGCCAGCCCAGCGCGCGGTACAGGTTCGCGATGCAGTGGCCCAGGAACGTGGTGCGGATGTGGTGGAAGCCAATGGGCTTGGCGATGTTGGGCGACGAGTAGTCGATGACCACCGTCTTGCCCTTGCCGTCCTCCGCGTCGCTGCCGTAGGCGAGCCCCGCCAGGCGCACGCCGTCGATGACCTCCTGGGTGAAGGGGAGGGGAAGGAAGCGCGCGTTGACGTAGGGGCCCACGGCCTTGACCTCCAGGCCCGGGACCTGGAGCGCCTGCGCGAGCTGCGCGGCGATGGCGGGGGGCGCCTTCTTCTGCGCCTTGGCGAGGGGGAAGGTGGCGAAGCTCAGGTCGCCGTGCGCGGGATCCGCGGGCTTGACCTGGGGCTCGATGTCAGCGGCGGGGACACCCAGGGCCCCGGCGAGGGCCTGGGCGAACGCGGCGCGATAGCGGCTATAGACAGAAGTGCTCATGGACCGCGCGGATACTACCCAAGGCGGGGCGCCTTCCATCCACCTCTTCTATGAGGAAGGCGCCGGAGCGTCGTTCAGGGCACGGCGGGACCGCGGCTCTTGGGACGCACCACCGAGGCCACGGTGTCCAGCAGCTTGGGCAGCTTCAGCGGCTTCTCGAAGTACCCGTCGATGCGGTCCGGCCCTTCACCCGAGGTGAGGGACGCGACGTCGCTCGCGCCGGAGATGATGTAGACGACCACGTCCGCCAGCGACTCCGTGGTGCGGATGTAGTGGAGCACGGAGCGTCCGTCCTCCCCGGACAGCCGCAGGTCCAGCAGCACCATGGCCGGCCGGATGTGGGACAGGATGGAGCGCGCCTCGGCGGCGCCGGAGGTGGCCATCACCCGGTAGCCCTCCTGCTCCAGCACCTGCTCCAGCACCTCGCGGCAGTCCACGTCGTCCTCCACCAGGAGGATGCCGCCCGCCTTGGGCGCGGCCTGGTTCACGTCCGGGGCGCTCACGGCGCTCGCGAACAGCGGCAGGACCATCTGGAACGTGCTGCCCTCGCCCAGCACGCTGGTGGCGTCCACGCGGCCGCCGTGCAGCGCGACAATCTTGGCGACCAGCGGCAGGCCCAGGCCCGTGCCCGGCGGACGGGGCATGCCCGGCTGCGCGCGGTAGAACGAATCGAACACGTGCTCCAGCGCTTCGGCCGTCATGCCCTGGCCGGAGTCCTTCACGGTGAGGACGCCCAGGCCCTCGCTGGACGACACGCTCACCTCGACGACGTCGTCCGTCTCGCTGTGGTGGATGCCGTTCTCCACGAGGTTGTGGATGGCCTCGGAGATGCGCTCGCGGTCGCCCCGGACGAACACCTCCGGGCAGGGGGGAATCACCACGCGCACGCGGCTGTGCTCCGCGACGGCGCCCAGCCCCCGCACCACCTCTTCCGCCACGGCCTTGAGGCCGAAGGGGCGCTGGTTGAGCTGCATCTTCCCGGACGACAGCCGGGACATCAGCACCAGGTCGTTCACCTGCTGGAGCAGCCGGTCCGCGTTGCGATCACAGATCTGCACCGCGCGGCGCTGCCCGTCCGTCAGCGTGCCCAGCTTCTCGCGGCCCAGCATGGCCAGGTAGGCCTTGATGGTCGTGAGCGGGTTCTTCAAGTCATGGGACACATTGCCGAGCAGTTCCTCGCGGTTCTGCTCCAGGCTCTTCAGGCCCGCGATGGCCGTCTGCAGGTCCTTGTTGCGCCGGGCGCTGTCGTCGCGCAGCCGGGCCACCTCGTAGGCGGCGGTGAGCTGCGACGCCAGCGACTGCATCAGCACGTCGGACGCCTTGCGGCGCGCGCCCAGCACCACGAGCACGCCCGTCACGCCCTGCGGCCCCTCCAGGGGCACGGCGACGGTGTCGTCCTCGCGCAGCAGCACCTTGTCGGTGAAGCACCGGCCCACCACTCCCTCGCCCGGGACGGCGGCGGTGACGCGCTCGTCGTAGCGTCCGCGCACGTGCTCCACGTGCAGCTGGTTGCGCGAAGGGAAATGGCGCGCGACGTAGCAGACCTTCGGCTTGAGCAGCGTGTGGAGCGTCTGCAGCTGCGCGCGCAGGGCCTCGGTGGGGCCCGCGTTGTCGGTGAGCTGCCGGCCCATCTCCAGCAAGGCCTGGGCGGCGGCGTCCGTGTCCACCGGCGGCGGCGGTTTCGCCGCGCGCTTCGGTGGGGCCTTCTTCGCGGTGATGGCGGGGCGCAGAGGGACTACCTCTGCGAGCTGCGGACCCTTCTTCTTCGATGGCACGCCTGAATCCTGCTTCATGTCTCGCGTGGGAGGGAACCGCACCAAGGCCCGGTGCCCTCCACCAACGCCGAGCATGTCAGGTGCCCGACAGCCCCCCAGCCCCGCTGTCCGCTTCCCTGGCTGGGGTACTGGAATGACTCAGGGACGGCGCTGGATGCGGCCGTCCTTGTCCAGGCTGTAGGGCTCCACGAGGGCGGCCTGCACCTTCTCCTGGTAGCCCTGCACGCCGAAGCCGCTCTCCGCCAGCGCCGCCAGCGCCACGGTCTGCACGCGGCGCGCGGTGTCCTCGGAGGTGAGCAGCTTGAGCAGGGGCTCGCGCGCCGGCTCGTGCTTCAGGGGCCCCAGGACGTTGATGGCGGCGATCTTCACGTCGTCGGACATGTCCTCCAGGAAGGGGAGGACGGCCGGGGCCACGCGCGGATCCTGCTTGCCCAGCACGTGGTGGAGCAGCACGACCTTCTTCTCCGGGTCGCGCGTGTAGCGGGTGGACAGGTG
This DNA window, taken from Corallococcus coralloides DSM 2259, encodes the following:
- a CDS encoding hybrid sensor histidine kinase/response regulator → MPSKKKGPQLAEVVPLRPAITAKKAPPKRAAKPPPPVDTDAAAQALLEMGRQLTDNAGPTEALRAQLQTLHTLLKPKVCYVARHFPSRNQLHVEHVRGRYDERVTAAVPGEGVVGRCFTDKVLLREDDTVAVPLEGPQGVTGVLVVLGARRKASDVLMQSLASQLTAAYEVARLRDDSARRNKDLQTAIAGLKSLEQNREELLGNVSHDLKNPLTTIKAYLAMLGREKLGTLTDGQRRAVQICDRNADRLLQQVNDLVLMSRLSSGKMQLNQRPFGLKAVAEEVVRGLGAVAEHSRVRVVIPPCPEVFVRGDRERISEAIHNLVENGIHHSETDDVVEVSVSSSEGLGVLTVKDSGQGMTAEALEHVFDSFYRAQPGMPRPPGTGLGLPLVAKIVALHGGRVDATSVLGEGSTFQMVLPLFASAVSAPDVNQAAPKAGGILLVEDDVDCREVLEQVLEQEGYRVMATSGAAEARSILSHIRPAMVLLDLRLSGEDGRSVLHYIRTTESLADVVVYIISGASDVASLTSGEGPDRIDGYFEKPLKLPKLLDTVASVVRPKSRGPAVP